A single window of Desulfovibrio psychrotolerans DNA harbors:
- a CDS encoding TIGR04283 family arsenosugar biosynthesis glycosyltransferase — protein sequence MSAAQGCCPGSEEAPEFSVIIPVWHEAEGINGLVAHVRAAACGERLEIVVCDGAPQADTLAALRDGEVVRVRAAQGRAAQMNAGAHAASGRILLFLHADTRLPHGAFAAVRQGLQQLEATGKGGAGAFRLGIEGASGFLYAVQVAANLRNRWTRTPYGDQVQFFRAAYFRLLGGYSALPLMEDVDMMRRIRNRGDAIALLPLSVSTSARRWRAEGAVYCSLRNVCLRLLYALGVPARTLSRWYLASKR from the coding sequence ATGAGCGCGGCACAAGGATGCTGCCCCGGCAGTGAAGAAGCCCCGGAATTTTCCGTGATTATTCCGGTGTGGCACGAGGCGGAAGGTATAAACGGGCTTGTGGCCCATGTGCGTGCAGCAGCCTGTGGCGAACGGTTGGAGATAGTTGTCTGCGACGGCGCGCCGCAGGCGGATACGCTGGCTGCCCTGCGGGACGGTGAAGTGGTGCGGGTGCGCGCTGCGCAGGGGCGGGCAGCGCAGATGAACGCAGGAGCCCATGCGGCATCGGGCCGGATTCTGCTGTTTCTGCATGCGGACACGCGGCTGCCGCACGGGGCCTTTGCCGCCGTACGGCAGGGGCTGCAGCAGCTTGAAGCCACCGGCAAAGGTGGTGCGGGAGCGTTCCGGCTTGGCATTGAAGGAGCGAGCGGTTTCCTGTATGCCGTTCAGGTGGCCGCGAACCTGCGTAACCGATGGACGCGGACGCCCTATGGTGATCAGGTCCAGTTTTTCCGGGCGGCGTATTTCAGGCTGCTGGGCGGCTATTCCGCCCTGCCGCTCATGGAAGATGTGGACATGATGCGCCGCATCCGCAACAGGGGAGATGCCATTGCCCTGCTGCCGTTATCCGTGAGTACATCCGCGCGGCGCTGGCGGGCGGAAGGAGCGGTGTATTGTTCGCTGCGTAACGTGTGTCTGCGGCTGCTCTATGCGCTGGGGGTTCCGGCGCGGACGCTTTCCCGGTGGTATCTCGCAAGCAAGAGGTAA
- a CDS encoding TIGR04282 family arsenosugar biosynthesis glycosyltransferase, with protein MTDTCILFFVKYPQPGKVKTRLGEAIGPEAAAQLYGLFVEDMLRGLDALPSDLRVCYLPQPDTDDGEMRARFAQWLGEGRAYYPQRGSNLGERMSDAMEAAFADGYARVVLMGSDIPDFPPELVHKTLLDLDRKDAAIGPAYDGGYYLIGFRRETFFPEVFQGIVWGEADVFRPTMERLRQRRLDVLRLPDWNDVDTIWDLNILYRTNRNSSFRKSGTYALLRERDALIRQYDIDLPKMPGR; from the coding sequence ATGACCGATACCTGTATACTCTTTTTCGTCAAGTATCCGCAGCCGGGCAAGGTTAAGACCCGCCTTGGGGAAGCCATAGGGCCGGAGGCCGCAGCGCAGCTCTATGGACTGTTTGTCGAGGACATGCTGCGCGGGCTGGATGCACTGCCCTCTGACCTGCGGGTGTGCTACCTGCCGCAGCCGGATACGGATGATGGCGAGATGCGGGCGCGCTTTGCGCAGTGGCTTGGGGAGGGGCGTGCCTACTATCCCCAGCGGGGCAGCAATTTGGGAGAGCGCATGAGCGATGCCATGGAAGCCGCCTTTGCAGACGGCTATGCCCGTGTGGTGCTTATGGGCAGCGATATCCCCGATTTTCCGCCGGAACTGGTGCACAAGACGTTGCTTGATCTGGACAGGAAGGATGCAGCCATCGGTCCTGCGTATGACGGCGGTTACTATCTTATAGGCTTCCGGAGGGAGACGTTTTTCCCGGAGGTGTTTCAGGGCATAGTATGGGGCGAGGCGGACGTGTTCCGGCCCACCATGGAGCGGCTCAGGCAGCGCAGGCTGGATGTGCTGCGCCTGCCCGACTGGAACGATGTGGACACCATATGGGACCTGAACATCCTGTACCGGACCAACCGCAACAGCTCCTTCCGCAAGTCGGGCACGTATGCCCTGCTGCGCGAACGCGATGCGTTGATCCGCCAGTATGACATAGACCTGCCCAAGATGCCGGGACGCTGA
- a CDS encoding lipid A deacylase LpxR family protein, whose amino-acid sequence MHTALCPCAALSRFRGRMALSALFVLLLLSVWSLPGHAEEGAFSAATRTADADPADTETADTETADTAVPTPDAEEKVVHLSARETGTLIVYFENDLFGGTDQYYTNAVRVTAISPDLVNWAETGNLPDALDDVIMSLPFAGDKDALYNVSLSMGQAIFTPTDTQARGLQEDDRPYAGFLYGAVGLHAKKGNRLDTLEFTLGMVGPWALGETAQNEVHSLRKIKTAKGWDNQLHNEPGVMVTWERTWRLNDELRSRGWEWDVLPHAGVTAGNVMTLANTGVELRYGWNLPTDFGTSLIRTGAGVGAPTNDDDPRVNQDWGAYVFLGGAGRAVARNIFLDGNTFRHSHHVEKHPFVGDLSGGIAFLINGWRIAYTHVYRSEEFVGQERGQHFGSVQVSYSF is encoded by the coding sequence ATGCACACCGCGTTATGCCCATGCGCCGCGCTGAGTCGCTTCCGGGGCCGGATGGCCCTTTCCGCTCTGTTTGTCCTGCTGTTGCTGAGCGTATGGTCGCTGCCAGGCCATGCGGAGGAAGGCGCGTTTTCTGCGGCTACCCGAACTGCCGATGCGGACCCTGCGGATACAGAGACGGCGGATACGGAAACGGCGGATACAGCTGTGCCGACCCCGGATGCTGAAGAAAAGGTGGTGCACCTCTCGGCGCGTGAGACAGGGACGCTTATCGTCTACTTTGAGAACGACCTTTTTGGCGGGACTGACCAGTACTATACCAACGCGGTGCGCGTGACCGCCATATCGCCGGATCTGGTGAACTGGGCGGAAACCGGAAACCTGCCGGACGCGCTGGACGATGTGATCATGTCGCTGCCGTTTGCCGGGGATAAGGACGCCCTGTACAACGTGAGCCTGAGCATGGGGCAGGCCATATTCACCCCCACGGACACGCAGGCACGGGGACTGCAAGAGGATGACAGGCCCTATGCCGGATTCTTGTACGGAGCCGTGGGACTGCATGCCAAAAAGGGAAACAGGCTGGATACGCTGGAATTTACCCTTGGCATGGTGGGGCCGTGGGCACTGGGCGAGACAGCGCAGAACGAGGTGCACAGCCTGCGCAAGATAAAGACCGCCAAGGGCTGGGACAACCAGCTGCACAACGAGCCGGGCGTGATGGTGACATGGGAGCGCACATGGAGGCTCAATGACGAGTTGCGGAGCCGGGGCTGGGAGTGGGACGTGCTGCCCCATGCAGGGGTGACGGCAGGCAACGTGATGACTCTGGCCAACACAGGCGTGGAGCTGCGCTACGGCTGGAACCTGCCGACCGACTTCGGCACATCGCTAATCCGCACGGGAGCAGGAGTGGGGGCACCCACCAACGATGACGACCCGCGCGTGAACCAAGACTGGGGGGCCTATGTCTTTCTGGGCGGGGCCGGGCGCGCTGTTGCGCGCAATATTTTTCTGGACGGCAACACCTTCCGGCACAGCCACCATGTGGAAAAGCATCCCTTTGTGGGCGACCTGAGCGGCGGCATTGCCTTTTTGATCAACGGATGGCGCATTGCGTATACCCATGTGTACAGGTCTGAGGAGTTTGTGGGGCAGGAGCGCGGGCAGCACTTCGGGTCTGTGCAGGTTTCCTACTCCTTTTAG
- the epsC gene encoding serine O-acetyltransferase EpsC, translated as MKKSQFTPEELQGMPQLEAVVDELCAPESYEAVYHQSLHGAPMPSTEALAEVVERLKAALFPGYYGPARVVLQSMRYHLSANLDSIYRLLSEQIRRGGCFICAEFANDCTSCERYSHETAMRFLQRLPEIRRVLATDVRAAFEGDPAAKSPGETIFCYPSITAMIHHRIAHELYRLDVPIIPRIISEMAHSKTGIDIHPGAQIGEEFFIDHGTGVVVGETCIIGRGCRLYQGVTLGALSFPKDGDGKLVKGTPRHPILEDNVTVYAGATVLGRITIGTGTIIGGNVWVTHDVPAGSKLAQARSSVAESSDKMVANGRR; from the coding sequence ATGAAGAAGAGTCAGTTCACACCGGAAGAATTGCAGGGTATGCCCCAACTGGAAGCGGTAGTGGATGAACTGTGCGCCCCGGAATCGTATGAGGCTGTGTATCATCAGTCTCTGCACGGTGCGCCCATGCCCTCCACGGAGGCTCTCGCGGAAGTTGTGGAGCGCCTGAAGGCGGCTCTGTTCCCCGGATATTACGGGCCTGCGCGGGTGGTGCTGCAGTCCATGCGTTACCATCTTTCCGCCAATCTGGACTCCATTTACCGGCTGCTTTCCGAGCAGATACGCCGGGGCGGATGCTTTATCTGCGCGGAATTTGCCAACGACTGCACCTCGTGCGAGCGCTATTCGCACGAGACTGCCATGCGGTTTCTGCAACGGCTGCCGGAAATCCGCCGTGTTCTTGCCACGGACGTGCGTGCCGCCTTTGAAGGGGACCCGGCTGCCAAAAGTCCCGGCGAGACTATTTTCTGCTATCCTTCCATCACAGCCATGATTCATCACCGTATCGCCCATGAGCTGTACCGGCTGGATGTGCCCATCATTCCGCGCATTATAAGCGAGATGGCCCATTCCAAGACCGGCATAGACATTCATCCCGGTGCGCAGATAGGCGAAGAGTTTTTCATTGACCACGGAACCGGTGTGGTGGTGGGCGAAACCTGCATCATCGGCAGAGGCTGCCGACTGTATCAGGGGGTGACGCTGGGCGCGCTTTCTTTCCCCAAGGACGGCGACGGAAAGCTGGTCAAGGGCACGCCGCGCCATCCCATTCTGGAGGACAACGTGACTGTGTACGCGGGAGCCACGGTGCTGGGACGCATTACCATAGGCACGGGTACCATCATAGGCGGCAACGTGTGGGTGACCCATGATGTGCCTGCCGGGTCCAAGCTGGCGCAGGCCCGCTCTTCCGTTGCCGAGAGCAGCGACAAGATGGTGGCCAACGGCAGACGCTGA
- a CDS encoding Lon protease family protein, with product MSTVRPLPAQKLRTTLDPSRLPYEDSKSIPRKPLRRTPQPRALQALELALSIHNNGYNVYLAGGATLGRNFMLQEFLRPRAEKMPTPPDLIYVNNFEDPDSPDLISLPAGQGRRLKTELAQAVTKVRKELPVRFENDAYLKKRSHIMDRFQDERDRLFKEMDDVAVSEGFNMDLDDSGAMTLYPLIEGKRLSEEEFERLDTDLRQNLKTKGDKLLQVMSALMRKMSTAEQALRTDERSLDQDLAREVLQDILTPVTDKFLTACESEDLAAFFTAMQNDILENIEQFAQREAAPAAPAGTPESIFASLPSEDITARYEINLFVDHSETTGAPIVVDDHPTVSNLLGCIERESEMGALVTDYTLVKSGSIHQANGGFLVMHIEDLLSQTGAWEGLMRALRSGIARIEDAGDGQDTTKAKGIEPEPLMLDLKVILIGPEDIHEHLLQNDDRFHKLFKIKAHMSESMPRNAEGVRIYLNRLAGIIDDCDLLPFDRTGLASMVDYGSRLIEDQRKLSLRFPQIRELMLEASAFARMKKRLVVDAETVHDALVARYYRNNLYEEMFMEDYDRQLIKVQTSGVAVGRVNGLAVSFYGDFEFGLPHQISCTVGVGHGGIIDLEREAELGGPIHTKAMMILKSYLLGMFAQNKPLVMTGSLYFEQSYAGIEGDSASGAELAALLSALSAVPLRQSLAFTGAVSQTGQIMAVGGVTRKIEGFYDICNRRGLTGDQGVLMPADNVDQLMLKKEVVAAVEAGTFAIYPISHITEAMELLTGVTAGKQRKDGTFTRGSIFDKVDRRLSELGKLAERAYKSKR from the coding sequence ATGAGTACCGTTCGTCCCCTTCCCGCACAAAAACTGCGCACCACGCTGGACCCTTCCCGCCTTCCCTACGAAGACAGCAAAAGCATTCCCCGCAAGCCGCTCCGTCGCACGCCACAGCCCAGAGCCTTGCAGGCGCTGGAACTGGCCCTTTCCATTCATAACAACGGCTACAACGTGTACCTTGCGGGCGGTGCCACCCTTGGCCGCAATTTTATGCTGCAGGAATTTCTTCGCCCCCGTGCCGAAAAGATGCCCACGCCCCCGGACCTCATCTACGTAAACAACTTCGAAGACCCGGACAGCCCCGACCTCATCTCGCTGCCCGCCGGTCAGGGACGCAGGCTGAAGACCGAACTAGCGCAGGCTGTCACCAAGGTACGCAAGGAACTGCCCGTGCGGTTTGAAAACGACGCCTACCTGAAAAAACGCAGCCATATCATGGACCGCTTTCAGGACGAGCGCGACAGACTGTTCAAGGAAATGGATGACGTAGCCGTGAGCGAAGGGTTCAACATGGACCTTGACGATTCCGGTGCCATGACACTCTATCCGCTCATCGAAGGAAAACGGCTCTCTGAAGAGGAGTTCGAGCGTCTGGATACCGACCTGCGGCAGAACCTGAAGACCAAGGGCGACAAGCTCCTGCAGGTCATGTCTGCGCTCATGCGCAAAATGTCCACTGCGGAACAGGCCCTGCGCACGGACGAACGCTCGCTGGACCAGGACCTTGCGCGCGAGGTGCTGCAAGACATCCTGACCCCCGTGACCGACAAATTTCTCACCGCCTGCGAAAGCGAAGACCTTGCCGCCTTCTTCACGGCCATGCAGAACGACATTCTGGAGAATATCGAACAGTTCGCCCAGCGGGAAGCGGCTCCCGCAGCCCCGGCGGGCACGCCGGAAAGCATTTTCGCCTCCCTGCCTTCGGAAGACATAACCGCCCGGTACGAGATAAACCTTTTCGTGGACCACTCGGAAACCACAGGCGCGCCCATCGTGGTGGACGACCACCCCACCGTGTCCAACCTGCTGGGCTGCATAGAGCGCGAATCGGAAATGGGCGCCCTGGTCACGGACTACACGCTGGTCAAATCCGGCTCCATCCATCAGGCCAACGGCGGCTTTCTGGTCATGCACATAGAGGACCTGCTTTCCCAAACCGGCGCGTGGGAAGGGCTTATGCGCGCCCTACGCTCCGGCATCGCCCGCATAGAAGACGCGGGCGACGGGCAGGATACCACCAAGGCCAAGGGCATAGAGCCGGAACCGCTCATGCTGGACCTCAAGGTCATTCTCATCGGACCGGAAGACATCCACGAACACCTGCTGCAGAATGACGACCGCTTCCACAAGCTCTTCAAGATCAAGGCGCACATGAGCGAATCCATGCCGCGCAACGCGGAAGGGGTGCGCATATACCTGAACCGTCTGGCGGGCATTATCGACGACTGCGACCTTCTGCCCTTCGACCGCACCGGCCTTGCCAGCATGGTGGACTACGGCTCACGCCTCATCGAGGACCAGAGAAAACTCTCCCTGCGGTTCCCGCAGATACGGGAACTCATGCTGGAAGCCTCGGCATTTGCGCGCATGAAAAAACGCCTCGTGGTAGACGCGGAAACCGTGCACGATGCGCTGGTGGCCCGCTACTACCGCAACAATCTGTATGAAGAGATGTTCATGGAGGATTATGACCGCCAGCTCATCAAGGTGCAGACTTCCGGCGTTGCCGTGGGCCGGGTGAACGGCCTTGCTGTCAGCTTCTACGGCGATTTCGAATTCGGCCTGCCACACCAGATATCCTGCACCGTGGGTGTGGGACACGGCGGCATCATCGACCTCGAACGCGAAGCGGAGTTGGGCGGCCCCATCCATACCAAGGCCATGATGATTCTGAAAAGCTACCTTCTGGGCATGTTCGCCCAGAACAAGCCGCTGGTCATGACCGGCTCGCTCTATTTCGAACAGAGCTACGCGGGCATTGAGGGCGATTCCGCCTCCGGTGCGGAGCTCGCCGCGCTGCTTTCGGCCCTGTCCGCCGTGCCGCTGCGCCAGTCACTGGCCTTCACCGGCGCGGTTTCGCAGACCGGCCAGATCATGGCCGTGGGCGGCGTGACCCGCAAGATTGAAGGATTCTACGATATCTGCAACCGCCGCGGGCTCACGGGAGATCAGGGCGTGCTCATGCCCGCCGACAACGTGGACCAGCTCATGCTCAAAAAGGAAGTGGTGGCGGCGGTAGAGGCCGGAACCTTCGCCATATACCCCATCAGCCACATCACGGAAGCCATGGAACTGCTCACCGGTGTCACCGCCGGAAAACAGCGCAAGGACGGCACCTTCACGCGCGGCTCCATCTTCGACAAGGTGGACAGGCGACTCTCCGAACTGGGCAAGCTGGCCGAACGGGCCTACAAGTCCAAACGGTAG
- a CDS encoding DUF748 domain-containing protein: MVTFHQCREWVRARLGRRSRMVIIVCAALFLVYVAAGFLAAGPVLRSVLTQALTEHLHRETSIGAVRVNPLTYRVQVEDLAVAQKEGEGVMVAFDLLDMRLHALSLFKLAPVLSHLRLVNPQVDVAFLGENEFSFSDLIAPAQETENPHEGNATRESGGVFPFRVNNLAVQNGTVTFRDMPRKVTHVVSELDFSVPFTSSLRGDAEEYVEPSLKALVNGQPVAAVGRTKPFDRTLVTEFVFETEALDLARYWEYVPVKTPLRLVSGTCTAAVTMRFSRPDEEHTQMDVSGMVKLADVQVTAKGKEQPVLGFSLFSVDVESFSLYEGLLSVREVRLESPVVRAGRDAAGTLDWAGYLPSGTAGDVKSAGPSLQADIKRVAVRAGRVEWQDRAVPGGFSKRVQPVVLTATNLTTRKGAAAGLDLAIGDKERVTVKGSVSLDPVRADVDVAVSGVDLAAYGPYWAGLLPLKVDSGVAGVALHAVYDAGLTSKQTSNPAAGQKIDQASGSTPDVRISKASATLENLALRKEENKSPSVSLERLAVTGGQMNLRERTASVEQVLLGKPEVRVVLYPAGLDLVEMFAGQDAAAAGGGGKSANGADSGAGSGSGEDAAAWQARVDRFVVEEGRLAFVDRTLPSPGRIFFNNLTLAVEGVSTDLGQPLPLSFSAAVGGGSAERGNRGMMRVDGTVRPQPMDIQVRVRHENLPLAILDPYVGAYTDVMLAGGVINADLENRVSQAGAEAPLQFASKGNARVNGLLLRDSADSSHVASFTSLEVQKYAASSAESSMRIEEVALNGLQVDARMDKDGVLNILRLLRISGGAEQAGGSGNDTKTQAPEAAVQAGQVAAAEQAQEAGQGSGQAGLTPLFRSIGIDRVRVNNGALRFTDRTLAPPFTSAMTELNVRLDGLSLADDARPAFDLTAKLDNQPLSLKGVANPLVVPIYSDLALKLNGIDLVSLSPYALRSLGYPIERGRLYADVSFMTQDWVLKAHNKIFLQQMRLGERDRSPGAPNIPVRLGLALLGDSAGNVEIDLPISGRLDDPQFLTGGIIFKAFVNLIFRAVTSPFALLGNIVGGVGGDGGGDAQYSVFDPGSARLNEEQLTNLQTVADFLIKKPAIRLEIIGYADPQADARGMVELGLLRAVQAARHDDLSRRQRTAIAVEDVQIAPEEYVEYLTQAYKDAPETENDPRPRGMFGFKDATVEEMEAFLRSRTTVSPADLEELASARAKAVQEAILRLNPELAPRVSLAGGSRKAPEKAGVPAHRAELTVR; this comes from the coding sequence ATGGTTACGTTTCACCAATGCAGGGAGTGGGTGCGCGCACGGCTGGGCAGGCGTTCGCGCATGGTCATCATCGTCTGCGCTGCGCTGTTCCTTGTGTATGTGGCGGCGGGTTTTCTTGCAGCAGGACCTGTGCTGCGATCTGTGCTTACTCAGGCTCTGACGGAGCATCTGCACCGCGAAACATCCATAGGGGCGGTGCGCGTGAATCCGCTGACCTACCGGGTGCAGGTGGAAGACCTTGCCGTGGCGCAGAAGGAAGGCGAAGGGGTCATGGTGGCGTTTGACCTTCTGGACATGCGTTTGCACGCCCTTTCGCTTTTTAAGCTGGCACCGGTGCTCAGCCATCTGCGGCTGGTGAATCCGCAGGTGGACGTGGCGTTTCTCGGGGAGAACGAGTTTTCTTTCTCCGATCTTATTGCGCCGGCGCAGGAGACGGAGAACCCGCACGAAGGGAACGCGACCAGGGAGAGCGGCGGCGTTTTTCCGTTCCGTGTGAACAATCTGGCTGTGCAGAACGGCACGGTCACCTTCCGCGATATGCCGCGCAAGGTGACGCATGTGGTTTCTGAACTGGATTTCAGCGTGCCGTTTACTTCCAGCCTGCGCGGTGACGCGGAGGAGTATGTGGAGCCTTCGCTGAAGGCGTTGGTGAACGGGCAGCCCGTGGCGGCGGTGGGAAGGACGAAGCCCTTTGACAGAACGCTGGTGACGGAATTTGTTTTTGAGACCGAGGCGCTGGATCTTGCGCGTTACTGGGAATATGTGCCGGTAAAGACGCCGCTGCGTCTGGTTTCCGGCACCTGTACGGCGGCGGTGACCATGCGGTTCAGCCGTCCGGATGAGGAACACACGCAGATGGATGTTTCCGGCATGGTCAAGCTTGCAGATGTGCAGGTGACGGCCAAGGGCAAGGAGCAGCCCGTGCTGGGTTTCTCGCTGTTCTCTGTGGATGTGGAGTCGTTCTCCCTGTATGAGGGGCTGCTCTCTGTCCGCGAAGTGCGGCTGGAATCGCCGGTGGTGCGTGCGGGCAGGGATGCGGCGGGAACGCTGGACTGGGCGGGCTATCTGCCTTCCGGTACTGCGGGAGATGTGAAATCGGCCGGTCCTTCCCTGCAGGCAGATATAAAGCGGGTGGCTGTGCGTGCCGGACGAGTGGAGTGGCAGGACCGTGCGGTGCCGGGGGGATTTTCTAAGCGGGTGCAGCCTGTTGTGCTTACCGCAACCAACCTGACCACCCGAAAGGGCGCAGCGGCGGGGCTGGACCTTGCCATTGGCGATAAGGAACGGGTGACGGTGAAGGGGTCTGTTTCGCTGGACCCTGTGCGGGCGGATGTGGATGTGGCGGTTTCCGGCGTGGACCTTGCCGCGTACGGTCCCTACTGGGCCGGATTGCTGCCGCTGAAGGTGGATTCCGGCGTGGCGGGAGTTGCGCTGCATGCTGTGTATGACGCCGGTCTCACATCAAAACAGACGTCTAATCCGGCTGCAGGCCAGAAAATTGATCAGGCATCGGGTAGCACCCCGGACGTGCGGATATCCAAGGCTTCGGCAACGCTGGAGAACCTTGCCCTGCGTAAGGAGGAGAATAAGTCGCCCTCCGTGTCGCTTGAGCGACTTGCCGTGACGGGCGGGCAGATGAATCTGCGGGAGCGCACTGCCTCTGTGGAGCAGGTGCTGCTGGGCAAGCCTGAAGTGCGGGTTGTTCTGTACCCTGCCGGGCTGGATTTGGTGGAGATGTTTGCCGGGCAGGATGCTGCTGCGGCGGGGGGCGGTGGCAAATCTGCAAACGGGGCCGATTCAGGGGCCGGTTCAGGGAGCGGTGAGGATGCAGCCGCATGGCAGGCGCGGGTGGACAGGTTTGTCGTGGAAGAGGGGCGTCTGGCTTTTGTGGACCGCACTCTGCCTTCTCCGGGCCGAATTTTCTTCAATAACCTGACGCTTGCCGTGGAGGGTGTTTCCACCGATCTGGGGCAGCCGCTTCCGCTTTCTTTTTCCGCTGCCGTGGGTGGCGGTTCGGCAGAGCGGGGGAACCGGGGCATGATGCGGGTGGACGGAACCGTGCGTCCGCAGCCTATGGATATTCAGGTGCGGGTGCGGCATGAAAACCTGCCTCTGGCCATTCTGGACCCCTACGTGGGGGCGTATACGGACGTTATGCTGGCAGGGGGCGTGATAAACGCCGATTTGGAAAACCGCGTCTCGCAGGCGGGGGCCGAGGCTCCGCTGCAGTTTGCCTCCAAGGGAAATGCGCGGGTGAACGGGCTGCTGCTGCGCGACTCCGCCGATTCTTCCCACGTGGCGAGCTTTACGTCGCTGGAGGTGCAGAAGTATGCCGCATCCAGTGCGGAATCGAGCATGCGCATTGAGGAGGTGGCCCTGAACGGGCTGCAGGTGGATGCCCGCATGGACAAGGACGGAGTGCTGAATATTCTGCGTCTGCTGCGGATTTCCGGCGGCGCGGAACAGGCGGGCGGCTCCGGCAACGATACGAAGACGCAGGCACCGGAAGCAGCAGTTCAGGCCGGGCAGGTGGCTGCTGCGGAGCAGGCGCAGGAGGCCGGACAGGGGAGTGGACAGGCGGGACTGACACCGCTGTTCCGCTCCATAGGCATAGACAGGGTGCGCGTGAACAACGGTGCCCTGCGCTTCACCGACCGAACGCTCGCGCCACCCTTTACATCTGCCATGACCGAGCTGAACGTGCGTCTGGACGGGCTTTCGCTGGCGGATGATGCCCGCCCCGCCTTTGACCTGACGGCCAAGCTGGACAATCAGCCCCTGTCGCTCAAAGGGGTGGCCAATCCGCTGGTTGTGCCCATCTATTCCGACCTTGCGCTCAAATTGAACGGCATAGACCTTGTGTCTCTGTCTCCCTACGCCCTGCGCAGTCTGGGGTATCCCATTGAACGGGGGCGGCTGTATGCGGACGTGAGCTTTATGACGCAGGATTGGGTGCTCAAGGCACATAACAAGATATTTTTGCAACAGATGCGGCTGGGAGAGAGGGACAGAAGCCCGGGCGCGCCCAATATTCCGGTGCGGCTGGGCCTTGCCCTGCTGGGGGATTCTGCTGGAAATGTGGAGATTGACCTGCCCATTTCCGGCAGGCTGGACGACCCGCAGTTTCTGACCGGAGGCATCATCTTCAAGGCGTTTGTCAACCTGATCTTCAGGGCGGTGACATCGCCCTTTGCCCTGTTGGGTAACATTGTGGGCGGGGTAGGCGGAGACGGCGGGGGAGATGCGCAGTATTCCGTGTTCGACCCCGGTTCTGCCCGACTGAACGAGGAGCAGTTGACCAACTTGCAGACGGTGGCGGATTTTCTGATCAAGAAGCCTGCCATCCGGCTGGAGATTATTGGATACGCAGACCCGCAGGCGGATGCGCGCGGCATGGTGGAACTCGGGTTGCTGCGGGCGGTGCAGGCGGCGCGGCATGACGACCTTTCCCGCCGTCAACGGACAGCCATAGCCGTGGAGGATGTGCAGATTGCGCCGGAAGAGTACGTGGAATATCTGACACAGGCCTACAAGGACGCACCGGAAACGGAAAACGACCCGCGTCCCAGAGGGATGTTCGGCTTCAAGGATGCCACGGTGGAGGAAATGGAGGCGTTTTTGCGCTCCCGCACCACCGTGAGCCCGGCCGATCTGGAAGAACTGGCATCGGCCCGCGCCAAGGCTGTGCAGGAAGCCATTCTGCGTCTGAACCCGGAGCTTGCGCCGCGCGTTTCTCTGGCCGGTGGAAGCAGGAAGGCCCCGGAAAAGGCCGGTGTTCCGGCGCATCGTGCGGAACTGACCGTGCGCTGA
- a CDS encoding ABC transporter substrate-binding protein codes for MLIFFPATQAWAEKVLVVQSYSSCFGWDAGYLRGLFSVLGPEKELRTFEMDTKRIPPELFAEKAAEALRMVEEYAPDLVVLGDDNANRLLAPTLVPRGIPLVYLGLNANPREYGLYGHAHVAGIMERPLLLQSLHVAKSILPTSVRRVLFLFDGSVTSSLIAEDVFRRGHSMELAGIRADMVLASTEEDWMHAVRGAAENGYDVVFIGLYQRLKDAGGNSADGDAVLAKTMRELRVPAMGLWDFSIGAGKAAAGLVHVGEHQGRAAGELALRFLAGERSVQIPVTAESGVFMFSRSEALRQGFVIPEAMVADAIVVE; via the coding sequence TTGCTGATTTTCTTCCCTGCCACGCAGGCATGGGCGGAAAAGGTGCTTGTGGTGCAAAGTTATTCTTCGTGTTTCGGCTGGGATGCCGGATACTTACGTGGCCTTTTTTCCGTGCTTGGGCCGGAAAAGGAACTGCGCACCTTTGAGATGGACACCAAGCGTATTCCCCCGGAGCTGTTCGCGGAGAAGGCCGCAGAAGCCTTGCGGATGGTAGAGGAATACGCCCCCGATCTTGTGGTTCTGGGCGATGACAACGCCAACCGCCTGCTTGCCCCCACCCTTGTGCCGCGAGGCATTCCACTGGTTTATCTGGGGCTGAACGCCAACCCCCGCGAGTACGGGCTGTATGGGCACGCCCATGTGGCCGGAATAATGGAACGCCCGCTGCTGCTGCAATCGCTGCATGTTGCAAAGAGCATTCTGCCGACTTCCGTGCGGCGGGTGCTTTTTTTGTTTGACGGAAGCGTCACGTCCAGCCTGATAGCGGAGGACGTGTTCCGCCGTGGGCACAGCATGGAACTGGCCGGAATACGGGCCGATATGGTGCTGGCTTCCACCGAGGAAGACTGGATGCACGCTGTGCGTGGTGCGGCGGAAAACGGGTATGATGTAGTGTTCATAGGGTTGTACCAGCGGTTGAAAGATGCCGGGGGCAACTCTGCAGACGGGGATGCCGTGCTTGCGAAGACTATGCGGGAGCTGCGCGTGCCGGCCATGGGGTTGTGGGATTTTAGCATCGGTGCCGGCAAGGCCGCCGCAGGGCTGGTGCATGTGGGGGAACATCAGGGACGTGCCGCAGGGGAACTGGCGCTGCGGTTTCTTGCAGGGGAGCGGTCTGTGCAGATTCCCGTTACCGCAGAGAGCGGGGTATTCATGTTCAGCCGCTCCGAGGCACTACGGCAGGGCTTTGTCATTCCCGAAGCCATGGTGGCGGACGCCATAGTGGTGGAATAG